A part of Isachenkonia alkalipeptolytica genomic DNA contains:
- a CDS encoding topoisomerase IV, which yields MELMIVIGLLLIIIAFVIINKKKNTKIEDAEMNSFELMEFEGDSVLLPIEKNPVLNLKEKANMVEITDDTVIARITQGFPNFANKAASTVTNKAIENAEIYKVIIPKGETLTKSKNMKNAYRGYYRNAKSIKGQANLVKVDPKNLSKATKAANIGANAVNVGALVVGQYYMAEINSKLETMSESISKISDFQQREFKSRITSLVALVGEVSQFSAEILENDELRERKLNMLEARKADAIQLLGQVNETITDLTHSNTEPNYKDYQKTVDDFNRLLEFQNVLIATLEEISKLTYLLGKGEISNELSYATYNKYKNVAEGARDALEVWHSKHLEMHQIDLSNNRRTKRGIEGYIGKIPVLKDEKWKYKTLEQGLAENINAISNLRFKSEKVPMEVYNQDVKIILKEGKYYYLPD from the coding sequence ATGGAGCTTATGATCGTAATTGGCTTGCTTTTAATAATCATAGCTTTTGTAATCATAAATAAAAAGAAAAATACAAAGATAGAAGATGCTGAAATGAATTCTTTTGAACTTATGGAGTTTGAAGGAGATAGTGTATTATTGCCGATAGAAAAAAATCCGGTACTAAACTTAAAAGAGAAAGCAAATATGGTTGAGATTACCGATGACACAGTAATAGCCAGGATAACCCAAGGGTTTCCGAACTTCGCCAATAAAGCGGCAAGCACTGTAACGAATAAAGCTATAGAGAATGCTGAGATCTACAAAGTTATTATTCCCAAGGGTGAGACCCTTACAAAGTCTAAGAATATGAAAAACGCCTATCGTGGTTATTATCGAAATGCTAAAAGCATAAAAGGACAAGCAAACCTGGTGAAGGTGGATCCTAAAAACTTATCGAAAGCCACGAAGGCTGCGAATATTGGTGCTAATGCTGTGAACGTAGGTGCCCTGGTTGTAGGACAGTATTACATGGCTGAGATTAATTCAAAACTTGAAACAATGAGTGAAAGTATTAGTAAGATCAGTGACTTTCAACAAAGGGAGTTTAAGAGTCGCATTACATCGTTGGTTGCCCTGGTTGGCGAAGTATCCCAGTTCAGTGCAGAAATCCTAGAAAATGATGAATTGAGAGAAAGGAAACTTAACATGTTGGAAGCCCGAAAAGCAGATGCTATCCAATTACTAGGACAAGTAAATGAGACGATTACAGATCTTACTCATAGCAATACGGAACCAAACTATAAAGACTATCAAAAGACGGTAGACGATTTTAATCGATTACTGGAATTTCAAAATGTATTGATTGCTACACTAGAAGAAATCAGTAAGCTAACATACCTATTAGGAAAGGGAGAAATATCTAATGAATTAAGTTATGCAACCTACAATAAATACAAAAATGTCGCTGAAGGAGCAAGGGACGCGCTGGAGGTGTGGCATAGCAAACATTTAGAAATGCATCAAATAGATTTGTCAAATAACCGGAGAACCAAGCGAGGTATTGAAGGTTACATTGGAAAGATCCCAGTCTTAAAGGATGAGAAGTGGAAATACAAAACCTTGGAACAAGGACTGGCTGAAAATATTAATGCAATTAGCAATTTAAGATTTAAAAGTGAAAAAGTACCGATGGAAGTTTATAATCAGGATGTGAAAATTATCTTGAAAGAGGGGAAGTATTATTATTTACCTGATTAA
- a CDS encoding sigma factor-like helix-turn-helix DNA-binding protein has product MHGTEYIRKPKWINLKRLYTVSYYFHDFIDAQQVSLEGDTIDLEDLKTYYRLDPIKAKILITELKIRGFGTEPDQPSMLWDNWVIQFPYKYITAELEAGSENFRQVDFKELGLGSFLEQFRVTEDAFFEGVLLNGLAKLNEYTTMDALEEGFTKVGFMVNEIVKEEVLEEIPSEVKARADEALIEDVFEENGFTAFRKYCSAQGLVYIKDLEHIDLDGLQAVKGFGLTKVQKIKERYQQHLISPKAEEEIPRISLPKDKESLDLLIEDYFTGNPLRIFREFCINKGYQTIQDLEGLPYEELYNINGFGKRKIKDVIDKIENLDNLEKKEIVQQLQAGFFEISKDFEAVPVEKVFDGKALRYLTDRRVNNLGDLASIKKAELNGIPGMGKKKVGELKEEIRLYSNSLEGYVAKAFQYLETLENYQIFKERVINKATLSEIGNRKNVSRERIRQKEAKGVKQLKDILTITESVFEKKGYFADRSVIEFDELVDLFQTYERALIVKHFLNEYGLENLTYWEAGDTILVNLDGNRVSVKIKAVVDSYGEIIEVPETLNEMEEVLHAQGLSFINEKILKRFLTSAGYVRYNNLFSRSRLYKLDMMGLLIKKHFPYGIERTAEKAELIRDYMYKEFKIDPKEYVNDRPLWALTENNEELILWKSNSVNHIENVVIDSLLLNKIKDYIDHSIKSNRSVSADYLYNHFKSKLDKHTNISDKNALYGILKYYYQEEYTFKKLVISKRDGKKTELWKLIEDYVSEQGGRIDSRTIKKEFKTSDIMMQGAINNSEKLLSSNRGSEIIHYDYLQFTKFFEVQLYEKILSSFHNGYTNAYMTMKNAKDLLEENNIDDHDLLYSIMKHLFSDKFHFVRRPHVLKASPKTKFTADKLIYRAFDKEKIKTQEDLKKLLQERYRFSYLSTAALIAKAKENLFQLDKDSFTLFKLVSIEEKLIENVRKDVELLLEEKDYIVLNDFKRFDLTERTIDVDGETLPWNPYIVKATIEKYLKEDYKFLWKDIPDWRYDKVIIIRKNSSIDTLGEFMIELIKKEFSQEKYITLKQIEDFMQNEEVIYKKLPEEFFQENQVKIDDSGRVWIR; this is encoded by the coding sequence ATGCATGGGACAGAATATATAAGAAAACCAAAATGGATAAACCTCAAAAGACTCTATACTGTCAGTTACTACTTTCATGATTTTATCGATGCTCAACAAGTTAGCCTCGAAGGAGATACGATTGATTTAGAGGATTTAAAGACCTATTATCGATTGGATCCGATAAAAGCAAAGATTCTCATTACGGAACTAAAAATCAGGGGCTTTGGGACGGAGCCCGATCAACCATCCATGTTATGGGATAACTGGGTAATTCAATTCCCTTATAAATACATAACAGCGGAGTTGGAAGCCGGGAGTGAGAACTTTAGACAGGTTGATTTTAAGGAACTGGGGCTTGGATCTTTTCTTGAACAGTTCAGGGTGACGGAAGATGCTTTTTTTGAAGGTGTTTTACTGAACGGTTTGGCAAAACTAAATGAATATACCACCATGGACGCTTTAGAAGAGGGGTTTACGAAAGTCGGATTTATGGTTAATGAAATTGTAAAGGAAGAAGTTTTAGAGGAAATCCCTTCAGAAGTAAAAGCCCGGGCCGACGAAGCATTGATTGAAGATGTATTTGAGGAAAACGGTTTTACTGCTTTTCGCAAATACTGCAGTGCCCAGGGGTTGGTATACATCAAAGATCTTGAGCATATTGACCTCGATGGATTGCAGGCGGTAAAAGGTTTTGGACTGACGAAAGTACAAAAGATTAAGGAGCGGTATCAGCAGCATCTGATCTCTCCGAAAGCCGAAGAGGAAATCCCGAGAATTTCCTTGCCGAAAGACAAAGAAAGCCTGGACCTCCTGATTGAAGACTATTTTACCGGGAACCCGCTTCGGATCTTCCGGGAGTTCTGCATCAATAAAGGGTATCAAACCATACAGGACTTAGAAGGACTACCCTACGAAGAACTATACAATATAAATGGCTTCGGGAAAAGAAAAATTAAGGATGTGATTGATAAAATAGAGAATCTGGATAATCTCGAAAAAAAAGAGATCGTTCAACAGTTACAAGCAGGATTCTTTGAAATCAGCAAAGATTTTGAAGCGGTACCTGTCGAAAAAGTATTTGACGGAAAAGCGCTCCGGTATCTAACGGATCGAAGAGTAAACAATCTGGGAGACTTGGCAAGTATTAAAAAGGCCGAGTTGAATGGAATCCCAGGCATGGGTAAAAAGAAGGTCGGGGAACTGAAAGAGGAAATCCGACTATACAGCAACAGTTTGGAGGGTTACGTGGCAAAGGCTTTTCAATACTTAGAAACCCTGGAAAACTATCAAATATTTAAAGAACGGGTTATTAACAAGGCGACATTGAGTGAAATTGGAAACAGGAAAAATGTCAGTCGGGAGCGGATCCGTCAAAAAGAGGCAAAAGGGGTTAAGCAGCTGAAGGACATTCTTACAATCACCGAGTCAGTTTTTGAAAAGAAAGGGTATTTTGCCGACCGGTCCGTAATAGAGTTTGATGAGTTGGTGGATTTGTTTCAAACCTATGAAAGAGCCCTGATCGTAAAGCACTTTTTAAATGAGTATGGATTGGAGAACCTCACTTACTGGGAAGCGGGAGATACGATCCTGGTGAATCTGGACGGTAATCGAGTGTCGGTAAAAATTAAAGCCGTGGTGGACTCCTACGGAGAAATAATTGAAGTCCCGGAGACGTTAAATGAAATGGAGGAGGTCTTACACGCACAAGGTCTTTCCTTTATAAATGAAAAGATTTTAAAAAGATTTTTAACCAGTGCCGGCTACGTTCGATATAACAATCTCTTTTCCCGTTCAAGACTTTACAAATTGGATATGATGGGACTCCTGATCAAAAAGCACTTCCCCTATGGCATTGAAAGAACTGCCGAGAAAGCTGAGCTTATTAGAGACTACATGTATAAAGAGTTCAAAATCGATCCAAAGGAGTATGTAAATGACCGACCTCTTTGGGCCTTAACGGAGAACAACGAGGAGTTGATTCTATGGAAAAGCAATAGCGTAAATCACATCGAAAATGTTGTCATCGACAGTTTATTATTAAATAAAATCAAGGACTATATTGATCATTCGATAAAGAGCAACCGATCGGTTTCAGCCGATTATTTATATAACCATTTCAAAAGCAAGTTGGATAAGCATACCAACATATCCGATAAAAATGCTTTGTACGGGATTTTAAAGTACTATTATCAAGAGGAGTACACTTTTAAAAAGCTGGTGATCAGCAAGCGGGATGGCAAAAAAACAGAACTCTGGAAACTGATTGAAGACTATGTCTCTGAGCAGGGTGGAAGGATTGATAGCCGCACTATAAAAAAAGAGTTTAAGACCTCGGATATCATGATGCAGGGGGCGATCAATAACAGCGAGAAACTGCTGTCGTCTAATCGAGGCTCGGAAATAATCCATTATGATTATCTGCAGTTCACAAAGTTTTTTGAAGTTCAGCTGTATGAAAAAATCCTAAGCAGTTTTCATAATGGATATACCAACGCCTATATGACTATGAAAAATGCCAAGGATTTATTAGAAGAAAACAACATTGATGATCACGATCTTCTTTATTCCATTATGAAGCACCTTTTCAGCGATAAATTTCACTTTGTAAGACGGCCCCATGTTCTAAAAGCTTCACCCAAAACAAAGTTTACGGCAGATAAGCTGATCTACAGGGCGTTTGACAAGGAAAAAATTAAAACCCAGGAGGATCTAAAAAAGCTGCTGCAAGAGAGATACCGCTTTAGTTATCTCTCCACGGCGGCGCTGATCGCCAAAGCCAAAGAAAATTTGTTTCAGCTGGACAAAGATAGTTTTACTCTTTTTAAACTTGTTTCCATCGAAGAAAAATTGATTGAGAACGTAAGAAAAGATGTGGAACTGCTGTTAGAGGAAAAGGATTACATTGTACTCAATGATTTTAAGAGATTTGATTTGACAGAGAGAACAATAGATGTGGACGGTGAAACACTTCCATGGAATCCTTATATCGTAAAGGCAACCATTGAGAAATATTTAAAAGAGGACTATAAATTCCTGTGGAAAGATATACCGGATTGGAGATACGACAAAGTAATTATTATAAGAAAAAATTCATCGATCGATACCTTAGGTGAGTTTATGATTGAACTTATTAAAAAAGAGTTTAGTCAGGAGAAGTACATTACCTTAAAACAAATAGAAGATTTTATGCAAAACGAGGAAGTGATTTATAAAAAGCTTCCTGAAGAGTTTTTTCAAGAAAACCAAGTAAAGATTGATGATTCAGGAAGAGTATGGATCCGGTAA
- a CDS encoding phage integrase N-terminal SAM-like domain-containing protein yields MLNYDKDIEMYFELKGSPASSKESYVRRMKAFVHFMETHQKDVENVSFSDIQQYILYLKNERKISAGTINNYISAIKFFYTYVLATHKGTVVL; encoded by the coding sequence ATGCTGAACTATGACAAAGATATTGAGATGTACTTTGAACTTAAAGGTTCACCGGCTTCTTCAAAAGAGTCTTACGTAAGAAGAATGAAGGCATTCGTTCATTTCATGGAAACACATCAAAAAGACGTAGAAAACGTTTCATTTAGTGATATACAACAATATATTCTATATCTTAAAAACGAAAGAAAGATCTCAGCGGGAACGATCAACAATTACATTTCCGCAATTAAATTTTTCTATACTTATGTGCTCGCTACTCACAAGGGGACGGTGGTTTTGTGA
- a CDS encoding PadR family transcriptional regulator, whose protein sequence is MKYDKGLVGGSTVLMILSLLKEGDRYGYDIIKELEERSEKAFQFKEGTLYPVLHRLEAKGWVTSYKAKGDRGKMRKYYRITKGGAEELEEELKMWESFTENVQKVLQGNQGKSLQTIS, encoded by the coding sequence ATGAAATATGATAAAGGATTGGTTGGAGGTAGCACGGTCCTAATGATCTTATCTCTGCTAAAGGAGGGGGACCGATACGGCTATGATATCATCAAAGAGCTGGAAGAGCGATCGGAAAAAGCGTTTCAGTTTAAGGAGGGGACTCTTTACCCCGTTCTTCATCGGCTGGAGGCAAAGGGATGGGTTACATCTTACAAGGCAAAAGGGGATCGGGGAAAAATGAGGAAATACTACAGGATTACCAAGGGGGGAGCGGAGGAGCTGGAGGAGGAGCTGAAGATGTGGGAATCCTTCACAGAAAATGTCCAAAAGGTTTTACAGGGAAATCAGGGGAAAAGCCTTCAGACAATCAGCTAA
- a CDS encoding permease prefix domain 1-containing protein — MKKKEDTADQIFIDKVLKEVRFSLVKPEIKKELQDHIEDKKEDFFLKDEMTEEEALKKTIEEMGEPVEIGKSLNEVHHPILGWALVLSKGLAILMVGLTIFSIYTELHRGDFYGQPAPLDSGKILAEVSIDEEITLDHRTLYFDRAIFQEPDEVIVLMKSTLYTRGPRNHHLFFESVSNVKEEENYHYLANPYQTRFFWGKLALTLYGADFNAETITLSYDQANRKFEIEIPVPEGVSSP, encoded by the coding sequence ATGAAAAAAAAGGAAGATACTGCAGATCAGATATTTATTGACAAAGTGCTGAAGGAAGTACGATTTTCTCTAGTAAAGCCGGAAATCAAAAAAGAGCTACAGGATCATATTGAAGATAAAAAGGAAGACTTTTTTCTGAAGGATGAGATGACGGAAGAGGAGGCCCTAAAGAAAACCATCGAAGAAATGGGAGAGCCGGTGGAGATCGGAAAGTCTTTAAATGAAGTTCACCATCCAATCCTTGGCTGGGCTCTGGTCCTCAGTAAAGGGCTAGCAATCCTTATGGTAGGCCTTACGATCTTCTCTATATATACCGAGCTTCACCGAGGGGATTTCTATGGACAACCAGCGCCTTTGGATTCCGGAAAAATTCTTGCTGAAGTTTCCATCGATGAGGAGATCACCCTGGATCACAGGACCCTTTACTTTGACCGTGCCATCTTCCAGGAGCCTGATGAAGTGATTGTTTTAATGAAGTCCACCCTCTATACAAGAGGACCAAGGAATCATCATTTGTTCTTTGAATCCGTCTCAAATGTGAAGGAGGAAGAGAATTATCATTACTTGGCCAACCCTTATCAAACCCGGTTTTTTTGGGGGAAATTGGCACTGACTCTCTATGGAGCTGATTTTAACGCAGAGACTATTACACTTTCCTATGATCAGGCAAATCGGAAGTTTGAGATAGAAATTCCCGTACCGGAAGGGGTGAGTTCACCATGA
- a CDS encoding hybrid sensor histidine kinase/response regulator, giving the protein MDQSASVCITDEKGVIVSVNDRFIQSTGYQREELVGNTTRILKSGYHGDTFYKHMWETISKGKIWNNEMKNKRKDDRFFWVNATIVPYLSTEGKPFQYILIGIDVTETKEIQQKMKEYLEEMQRTKNKIEKYSSLNQSLTMTLDKEQFFDIVFTYFQETYGFDKGILMDVKKKQHRTKGLREEKIESLLEKENVEEILSRLEEEKFFVIRRKAYGEEQGIAEEAFDCYDFYTGILSTEGTVEGFFALTRLGRPFSEEEIEEINGLMKQLAVALSRIDMYEQVENTKNLNENIIENVNEGLQLVSLEGKMLQYNNVLADLLRLNGYEGKLRVQQSIWIDDFIEGAVEKEKLKDFFRESIEFSANKSKNLRFTLEGEPPVFVELYASPVFMHEQKIGTIFVYRDITKEYEVDRMKSELVSTVSHELRTPLSSVLGFSEMLLMKELKPERQKKYLETIHKEATRLTNLINDFLDLQRMESGKQEYTMELHSVNEIAMEGIEKFKHESKHNVNIVDNARFAKAKVDRDRINQVFTNLISNSIKFSPEGGDVTITLKNRKDDLVVGIKDQGMGIPPEALTNIFDKFRRIDNSETRKIGGTGLGLSICKEIIEAHGGRIRIESIENQGTTVYFSLPAHIEDHEGDHGVLEKESEDNSDENGDNVMLVEDDISLALLLSETLKARGFKVFHHIRPQSALKNAKETNFSAVVVDLMLGDDMTGWDLIKELNEHKATKDIPVIISSALEKSEELIKNCKVYDYLVKPYSAEELLRIMLEIQGKKKSD; this is encoded by the coding sequence CTGGATCAATCGGCCAGTGTTTGTATTACCGATGAAAAAGGTGTGATTGTGTCGGTTAATGACCGATTCATCCAAAGTACCGGATACCAAAGGGAGGAACTGGTGGGAAATACCACCAGAATACTAAAAAGCGGGTACCATGGCGATACCTTTTATAAACATATGTGGGAGACTATTAGCAAAGGAAAAATATGGAATAATGAAATGAAGAATAAGCGTAAGGATGACCGTTTTTTCTGGGTCAATGCCACTATTGTTCCCTACCTTAGCACGGAGGGCAAACCCTTTCAGTACATATTGATCGGGATTGATGTTACGGAGACTAAGGAAATTCAGCAAAAAATGAAAGAGTATTTAGAGGAAATGCAACGTACCAAGAATAAAATAGAGAAATACAGCAGTTTAAATCAATCCTTAACCATGACCTTGGACAAGGAACAGTTTTTTGATATCGTATTTACCTACTTTCAGGAAACTTATGGTTTTGATAAGGGAATTCTTATGGACGTGAAGAAAAAGCAGCACCGGACCAAGGGATTAAGGGAAGAAAAAATAGAGTCCCTTCTGGAAAAAGAGAACGTAGAAGAAATCCTTTCCAGACTGGAGGAGGAAAAGTTTTTCGTGATCCGTCGTAAAGCCTATGGGGAAGAGCAGGGAATTGCTGAAGAAGCTTTTGACTGCTATGACTTCTACACAGGTATCCTGAGTACGGAAGGGACCGTGGAAGGTTTTTTCGCCCTGACAAGACTGGGGCGGCCCTTTAGCGAAGAGGAAATTGAAGAGATTAACGGACTGATGAAGCAACTGGCCGTGGCTCTGAGTCGGATTGACATGTATGAACAGGTGGAAAACACCAAGAATCTAAATGAAAACATTATAGAAAATGTTAATGAGGGGCTGCAACTGGTATCCTTGGAAGGAAAAATGCTGCAGTATAATAACGTGTTAGCGGATTTATTGAGACTTAACGGTTACGAAGGGAAACTCCGGGTGCAACAAAGTATTTGGATTGATGATTTTATCGAAGGAGCTGTTGAAAAAGAGAAATTGAAAGATTTTTTCCGGGAATCTATAGAGTTTTCCGCTAATAAATCCAAAAACCTGCGATTTACCCTGGAAGGGGAACCGCCGGTATTCGTGGAACTTTATGCCTCGCCGGTTTTCATGCATGAGCAAAAGATCGGAACGATTTTTGTGTATCGAGACATCACTAAGGAGTACGAAGTGGATCGGATGAAATCGGAACTGGTAAGTACCGTCAGCCATGAACTTCGAACTCCGCTATCCAGTGTACTGGGCTTTTCAGAAATGTTGTTAATGAAGGAATTGAAGCCGGAAAGACAAAAGAAATATCTGGAGACCATTCATAAAGAAGCCACCCGTCTGACGAATCTGATCAACGACTTTTTAGACCTTCAAAGAATGGAGTCGGGGAAACAGGAATATACCATGGAACTGCACTCCGTCAATGAAATTGCCATGGAAGGGATTGAAAAGTTTAAACACGAATCGAAACACAATGTAAACATCGTGGATAATGCCCGTTTCGCCAAGGCCAAAGTGGATAGGGACCGAATCAACCAGGTGTTTACGAATTTGATCAGTAACAGCATAAAATTCTCTCCGGAAGGAGGGGATGTAACCATTACTCTGAAAAATCGTAAGGATGATCTGGTGGTTGGTATTAAGGATCAGGGGATGGGAATTCCCCCGGAGGCCCTGACCAATATTTTTGATAAGTTTAGAAGAATCGATAACAGTGAAACCAGAAAAATCGGAGGAACCGGTTTGGGACTTTCCATTTGCAAAGAAATTATCGAAGCCCACGGAGGCCGGATCCGGATCGAATCCATTGAAAATCAGGGAACTACGGTGTACTTTTCCCTGCCTGCCCATATTGAGGATCATGAAGGTGATCACGGAGTGTTAGAAAAAGAATCCGAAGATAATTCCGATGAAAATGGGGACAATGTGATGCTGGTGGAGGATGATATCAGTTTAGCCCTTCTGTTGTCAGAGACCCTGAAAGCCAGGGGATTTAAAGTCTTTCATCATATCCGTCCCCAAAGTGCTTTGAAAAATGCCAAGGAAACTAATTTTTCAGCGGTGGTGGTGGATTTGATGCTGGGGGATGATATGACAGGCTGGGACCTTATTAAAGAGCTGAATGAACATAAGGCTACAAAGGATATTCCCGTGATCATCTCCTCCGCTTTGGAAAAATCAGAGGAACTCATAAAAAACTGCAAAGTCTACGATTATCTGGTAAAACCTTATTCTGCCGAGGAATTGCTCAGGATTATGCTGGAGATTCAAGGTAAGAAGAAATCAGATTAA
- a CDS encoding GGDEF domain-containing response regulator, protein MYLVTKGKKGGYEAVHRFFHSVKGTAGTLELEEISHSAEKLQLLLEEKEEAGFLEDHEIVTVIRGLGEVLILMESRMEEEFGKESKENFRGSVAPETGELLSTEDMKRGLSHREPSSIQATGRILLIDDEVSVLNFIGNILRNYDYEVMVSPDPEEAMETLKSEAFDLVIVDVVMPGKSGFDIHEFILREKIHIPVVFLTGVQNKELRYRALRDGVDHFLEKPIEPAELLSRVEGIMKKQHNKNTEVFTDELTGAFSRKYFTKRFEEEKQRHHRQGKFFSIAFMDLDHFKEANDTYGHLFGDEVLKGFVECIRRNLREYDQVFRYGGDEFLLLLPETTNEEAYIVVERIRKSVKEKVFTPEGEEEYQISFSSGIAMMKEPNVSMRELVEKADEALYRAKEKGRNQTIYAPNKKEQRKRKILIVDDTLLIANLIKTRLAYLNYEIAHAQDGEEALEMIRKFPPDLVLLDIMLPKLTGTEVLKRLKGDPDYRDLKIIMISAKNKEKDILSNIRLGANDFITKPFSLEVLEEKIKKLL, encoded by the coding sequence TTGTACTTGGTCACAAAGGGAAAAAAAGGCGGCTATGAAGCGGTGCATCGTTTCTTTCACAGCGTTAAGGGGACCGCAGGAACACTGGAACTTGAGGAAATTTCCCACTCCGCGGAAAAACTTCAGTTACTGTTGGAAGAAAAGGAAGAGGCCGGTTTTCTGGAGGACCATGAAATTGTAACCGTGATCAGGGGGCTGGGAGAAGTCCTGATATTGATGGAAAGTCGTATGGAGGAGGAATTCGGCAAGGAGTCCAAGGAAAATTTTCGGGGTTCTGTAGCCCCGGAGACGGGGGAATTACTCTCAACAGAAGATATGAAAAGAGGCCTTTCCCATAGGGAACCTTCTTCCATACAGGCTACAGGAAGGATCCTGCTTATTGATGACGAGGTATCCGTATTAAACTTCATCGGTAACATTTTACGAAATTACGATTATGAAGTGATGGTATCCCCGGATCCGGAGGAAGCCATGGAGACCTTAAAATCGGAAGCCTTTGATTTGGTAATTGTGGATGTGGTGATGCCCGGGAAATCCGGTTTTGATATCCATGAGTTTATTCTCCGGGAGAAAATTCATATTCCCGTGGTTTTTCTCACCGGCGTTCAAAACAAAGAGCTCCGTTACCGGGCCTTAAGGGACGGAGTGGATCATTTTCTGGAAAAGCCGATAGAACCGGCAGAGCTTTTATCCAGAGTTGAGGGAATTATGAAAAAGCAACATAATAAAAACACGGAGGTTTTCACCGACGAATTAACCGGTGCCTTCAGTCGTAAATACTTTACCAAACGTTTTGAAGAGGAAAAACAGCGGCATCATCGTCAGGGAAAATTTTTTTCCATTGCCTTTATGGATCTGGACCATTTCAAGGAAGCCAACGATACCTACGGCCATCTTTTCGGAGATGAAGTATTAAAAGGGTTTGTGGAATGTATCCGCCGAAATTTACGAGAATATGATCAGGTGTTTCGCTATGGGGGAGATGAATTTTTATTACTGCTGCCGGAAACTACGAATGAAGAGGCCTACATTGTGGTGGAACGAATCAGAAAATCCGTTAAGGAAAAGGTTTTTACCCCGGAGGGGGAAGAAGAGTATCAAATTTCCTTTAGCTCCGGTATTGCCATGATGAAAGAACCGAATGTATCCATGAGGGAACTGGTGGAAAAGGCGGACGAGGCCCTATACCGAGCAAAGGAAAAGGGAAGAAATCAAACGATTTATGCCCCGAACAAAAAAGAGCAACGAAAAAGAAAAATACTGATTGTGGACGATACCCTACTTATAGCAAATCTTATAAAAACCAGACTGGCCTATTTAAACTATGAAATTGCCCATGCCCAGGATGGGGAGGAAGCTCTGGAAATGATTCGGAAATTTCCACCGGACCTTGTGTTGCTGGACATTATGCTTCCAAAATTAACGGGAACCGAAGTTTTAAAAAGACTCAAGGGAGATCCTGATTATAGGGACTTGAAAATCATCATGATTTCCGCGAAAAATAAGGAAAAGGATATCCTAAGCAATATTCGACTGGGGGCCAATGACTTTATCACAAAGCCTTTTTCCCTGGAAGTATTGGAAGAAAAGATTAAGAAGCTTCTATAA